A genome region from Candidatus Syntrophosphaera sp. includes the following:
- a CDS encoding DEAD/DEAH box helicase, protein MSKYTPVPDIEDFIANLWRDKQFRDNIVAAQELEPAEAVWSEFPQQARPELLALLKAQGIQRLYKHQREAIDAALNGESLVLSTGVASGKSLCYQFPILQDLLSSHQSRSLLLFPTKALAQDQQQKMQGLLLELARQNPVLPRVKCGIYDGDTASEARRGIRNQARLIFSNPDMLHLGILPNHTLWSGFFANLKWVVIDEVHIYRGVFGSHCANVFRRLRRICALYGSAPQFICTSATVANARELAQDLLERPTRLIDKDFSPHGKRVFLIINPPVVDANLGIRRSSLLESTALAKRWLHTSGQAILFCGPRRSVEILYLYLSGSEFYKDRVRSYRSGYLASHRREIEKELREGRIGMVVSTNALELGIDIGGLDAVFLNAYPGTISATRQQAGRAGRKGNTALAILVASANPLDQYICQHPDYIFENNPEHALIAPDHHEILQSQLLCAIHDLALLEDEGFGSLGSEHIFPYLQVLVEQGLIRKAGNRYTGVLEAYPAAEVSLRNISDQYQITSGEDLIGWVDGASALWMVHPGAIYLDKGDTWIVSKLDLKQRRAEIEPVTANYFTQTTRETEIECDALQNRQSCRGADKYLGRVTVTTTITGYKKLKFYTQEILGREPLDLPPSHLKTVAWWIGLKPETVAKVKAQGLWNIAPNDYGKDWPAISAAARQCDKYLCQHCGLPESEAQHHVHHIVPFRKFASAEEANQLANLATLCQRCHRLAEQNVQMQSGISALGYLLVNLSPFFVMCDRKDIDVFAEDRSPLAAGDPVILIYDNISGGIGLSRKLFDLHDKILKAALDLVSRCPCTMGCPSCVGPVAENGEGAKDHAIAILKELVGDE, encoded by the coding sequence ATGAGCAAATACACGCCCGTGCCGGACATCGAGGACTTCATCGCCAACCTCTGGCGGGACAAACAGTTCCGGGATAACATCGTCGCCGCACAGGAGCTGGAGCCGGCGGAGGCCGTTTGGTCCGAGTTTCCGCAGCAGGCGCGGCCTGAACTGCTGGCCCTGCTTAAGGCGCAGGGCATACAGCGGCTCTATAAACACCAGCGCGAGGCCATTGATGCTGCCCTGAACGGGGAAAGCCTGGTCCTGAGCACCGGAGTGGCCAGCGGCAAGAGCCTCTGCTACCAGTTTCCCATCCTCCAGGACCTGCTTTCCAGCCACCAGAGCCGATCCTTGCTGCTTTTTCCCACCAAGGCCCTGGCCCAGGACCAGCAGCAGAAGATGCAGGGCCTGCTCCTCGAGCTGGCGCGCCAAAATCCTGTACTGCCGCGTGTCAAATGCGGCATCTACGACGGCGACACAGCCAGCGAGGCGCGCCGCGGGATCCGCAACCAGGCGAGGCTGATATTTTCCAATCCGGACATGCTGCACCTGGGAATTCTGCCCAACCACACGCTCTGGAGCGGCTTTTTCGCCAATCTGAAATGGGTGGTGATCGACGAGGTTCACATTTACCGTGGGGTCTTTGGCTCCCATTGCGCCAATGTTTTTCGCCGACTGAGGCGGATCTGCGCTCTTTATGGCTCCGCTCCGCAATTTATCTGCACCTCCGCCACCGTCGCCAACGCCCGGGAACTGGCCCAGGACCTGCTGGAAAGACCGACGCGCCTGATCGACAAAGACTTTTCGCCCCACGGCAAGAGGGTGTTTTTAATAATCAATCCGCCGGTCGTGGATGCCAATCTGGGCATCAGGCGCAGTTCACTCTTGGAATCCACCGCCCTGGCCAAGCGCTGGCTGCACACTTCCGGACAGGCCATCCTGTTCTGCGGGCCCCGGCGCAGCGTGGAGATACTCTATCTCTACCTCAGCGGCAGCGAGTTTTACAAGGATAGGGTGCGCAGCTACCGGAGCGGCTATCTGGCCTCCCATCGCAGGGAGATCGAGAAAGAACTGCGGGAAGGCAGGATCGGCATGGTGGTTTCCACCAACGCCCTGGAACTGGGTATCGACATCGGGGGACTGGACGCGGTGTTCCTGAACGCCTATCCGGGCACCATCTCCGCCACCCGCCAGCAGGCTGGAAGAGCAGGCCGCAAGGGCAACACAGCCCTCGCTATCCTGGTGGCCAGCGCCAATCCTTTGGACCAATACATCTGCCAACATCCGGACTACATCTTTGAGAACAATCCTGAACACGCGCTGATCGCTCCCGACCATCACGAGATCCTGCAATCCCAGCTCCTCTGCGCCATCCACGACCTTGCTTTGCTTGAAGACGAGGGCTTCGGCAGCCTGGGCAGCGAACACATCTTCCCCTATCTGCAGGTGCTGGTGGAACAGGGACTCATCCGCAAGGCGGGAAACCGCTACACCGGTGTTTTGGAGGCCTATCCTGCGGCGGAGGTCTCGCTGCGCAACATTTCCGACCAATACCAGATCACCAGCGGCGAAGACCTGATCGGCTGGGTGGATGGCGCCAGCGCACTCTGGATGGTGCATCCGGGAGCGATCTACCTGGATAAGGGCGATACCTGGATCGTCAGCAAGCTCGACTTGAAACAGCGCCGGGCGGAGATAGAGCCGGTCACGGCCAACTATTTCACCCAAACGACGCGCGAAACAGAGATCGAATGCGACGCCCTCCAGAACCGCCAAAGCTGCCGGGGCGCGGACAAATACCTGGGCCGGGTGACCGTCACCACCACCATCACCGGCTACAAAAAACTCAAGTTCTACACCCAGGAGATCCTGGGCCGCGAGCCGCTGGACCTGCCGCCCTCGCATCTCAAGACCGTGGCCTGGTGGATCGGGCTGAAGCCGGAGACCGTGGCCAAAGTGAAAGCCCAGGGCCTCTGGAACATCGCCCCCAACGACTATGGCAAGGATTGGCCCGCCATCTCCGCCGCTGCCCGCCAGTGCGACAAATACCTCTGCCAGCATTGCGGATTGCCCGAAAGCGAGGCCCAGCACCACGTGCACCACATCGTTCCCTTCCGCAAATTCGCCAGCGCCGAGGAGGCCAACCAACTGGCCAATCTGGCCACTCTCTGCCAGCGCTGCCACCGCCTCGCGGAGCAGAATGTGCAGATGCAGAGCGGCATCTCGGCCCTTGGCTATCTGCTGGTGAACCTCTCCCCTTTCTTCGTGATGTGCGACCGCAAGGACATCGACGTCTTTGCCGAAGACCGCTCCCCGCTGGCGGCTGGCGATCCGGTGATCCTCATCTATGACAACATTTCCGGCGGCATCGGGCTCTCCCGCAAGCTGTTCGACCTCCACGACAAGATCCTAAAAGCCGCTTTGGACCTGGTTTCCCGCTGTCCCTGCACGATGGGCTGCCCCTCCTGCGTGGGCCCGGTGGCGGAGAACGGAGAGGGGGCCAAGGACCACGCCATCGCCATATTGAAAGAACTGGTGGGCGATGAATGA
- a CDS encoding T9SS type A sorting domain-containing protein, producing the protein MRASLALSLFLAVLALSAEIVQIGNENLVNQSLPIEAATTYSYSQQLYYATEIQYLGHVNSISLQYSVVGNLFAANNTTWQVWLGHTERAFLDGWVPLDSLTLVFDGTLSLDWFSGGLPGQGWLTIPLAEPFFYDSVGNLVLAVDENSPGSSSTGDEFLCSASTPTRGLVYFSMSVNPDPASPPDTGLNFRNSFPNLRLEMTVYSYLPYQPSPADQVSGVATDTDFLWQSDSETFDLYLGDSPQNLVLQAQGLTACQWNPSEPLQMLQTYYWQVIAHHEGQDYPGYVWSFTTAGEGIGPPQNLIAWYSGDHVQLDWSPPLYGNPTLYRVFRNGTFFAVSQTTSYEDFEVGPGQVHYYYVKAENALGEISDPSNTATVHIPEIIPNLILQQGFEACTPFSQSIAGWQNLDLDGAATWSWNGIDFPGEGDPLAWLSFFPSQTVPPLTSIAAHGGAAMAASFSAVVPPSNDWLISPRLNLGTQPQLSFWARSHTVDYGLERLRVLISATDAEPASFTALNAGNWLLVPEEWSQYSYDLSAWQGQSVYLAWNCVSWDALALYLDDIVITGEGGYVSLEEELAPPPVFRVHPNPSEGAFVVSSTAKAPFDLALYDLRGRKLFSARGLSGFSSREHLPDLPSGIYFLKLKGGGKGAGFRLAVIK; encoded by the coding sequence ATGCGAGCCTCGCTGGCCTTGTCTTTGTTTCTGGCCGTCCTGGCCTTGAGCGCGGAAATTGTCCAGATCGGTAACGAAAATCTGGTCAACCAAAGCCTGCCCATCGAGGCTGCAACCACCTACAGCTATTCGCAGCAACTCTATTACGCCACGGAGATCCAATATCTGGGCCACGTGAACTCCATCTCCCTGCAATACAGCGTGGTCGGCAACCTTTTTGCCGCCAACAACACCACATGGCAGGTCTGGCTGGGGCATACGGAGCGGGCCTTTCTGGACGGCTGGGTGCCGCTGGACAGCCTGACCCTGGTCTTTGACGGGACCCTCAGCCTGGACTGGTTTTCAGGAGGCCTGCCGGGACAGGGCTGGCTGACCATTCCCCTGGCCGAGCCCTTTTTCTACGATTCGGTGGGCAACCTGGTCCTGGCCGTGGATGAGAACAGCCCAGGCTCCTCCTCGACCGGGGACGAATTCCTATGTTCGGCATCCACTCCCACCCGGGGCCTGGTCTATTTCAGCATGAGCGTCAATCCCGATCCCGCCTCGCCGCCGGATACGGGTCTCAATTTCCGCAATTCCTTTCCCAACTTGCGTTTGGAAATGACAGTCTATTCTTATTTGCCCTATCAGCCATCCCCCGCGGACCAGGTTTCAGGGGTCGCCACCGACACCGATTTCCTCTGGCAGAGCGACTCCGAGACCTTTGACCTCTATCTGGGCGATTCGCCCCAAAACCTGGTTCTACAGGCCCAGGGCCTCACTGCTTGCCAATGGAACCCAAGCGAGCCGCTGCAGATGCTGCAAACCTATTACTGGCAGGTGATCGCGCACCATGAGGGACAGGATTATCCCGGCTACGTCTGGAGTTTCACCACCGCCGGGGAAGGCATCGGGCCGCCGCAAAACCTCATCGCTTGGTATAGCGGGGATCACGTGCAGTTGGACTGGTCGCCGCCTCTTTACGGAAATCCCACGCTCTACCGGGTGTTCCGGAACGGGACCTTCTTCGCGGTGAGCCAGACCACCAGCTATGAGGATTTCGAAGTCGGGCCGGGCCAGGTGCATTACTATTACGTCAAGGCGGAGAACGCCTTGGGCGAGATCTCAGACCCCTCCAACACCGCCACGGTGCACATTCCTGAGATCATACCCAACCTCATCCTCCAGCAGGGCTTCGAGGCCTGCACGCCTTTCAGCCAGAGCATTGCGGGCTGGCAAAACCTGGACCTGGATGGAGCTGCAACATGGTCATGGAACGGCATCGACTTTCCCGGGGAAGGGGACCCTCTGGCTTGGCTGAGCTTTTTTCCAAGCCAGACCGTCCCGCCCCTGACCAGCATTGCGGCCCACGGCGGAGCAGCTATGGCGGCATCTTTCAGCGCGGTGGTACCACCCAGCAACGACTGGCTCATCTCTCCGCGCCTTAACCTGGGAACCCAGCCCCAGCTTTCCTTCTGGGCTCGTTCCCACACCGTGGATTACGGTCTGGAGAGGCTCCGGGTGCTGATATCAGCCACGGATGCCGAACCCGCCAGCTTCACGGCCCTGAACGCGGGCAACTGGCTGCTCGTTCCGGAAGAGTGGAGCCAATACAGCTACGACCTGAGCGCCTGGCAGGGCCAAAGCGTTTACCTGGCTTGGAATTGCGTCTCCTGGGACGCCCTGGCGCTGTATTTGGACGATATCGTCATCACCGGCGAAGGCGGATATGTGTCACTGGAAGAGGAGCTTGCCCCACCGCCGGTATTTCGCGTGCATCCCAACCCCTCGGAGGGGGCTTTCGTGGTCAGCAGCACCGCCAAAGCGCCTTTTGACCTGGCTTTATACGACCTGCGCGGGCGCAAGCTCTTTTCCGCACGGGGTTTGAGCGGCTTCAGCAGTCGGGAACACTTGCCGGACTTGCCTTCCGGGATCTATTTTCTGAAATTGAAAGGGGGCGGAAAGGGAGCCGGTTTTCGCCTGGCCGTGATCAAATGA